In Desulfosporosinus youngiae DSM 17734, the genomic stretch TTTCCGACGGGATGGTATTCAGGTTAATCTTAAGTTGTTTGTTAGCGGAATCTTGATCGACATATAAGACAGAATTGCTCCTATCCTTTGGGTTGCTATAGAAGACAAAATCTTCATCTTTGGGAACCTTGCCATTAGCCCCCAACAGAAAGGCCGAGGCATCTACTTCCATACCCATGGGGACTTTCCATTCCAGATCTATCACAATTGCCTTTAACCCCGGATTAGTTTTCGTAATCTCAGTTTTTTGACCTTTAACGACTTCGATAGGCATGATTATGTATCACTGCTCCTTTGCTACTTTAAATGTAGAAAAATAGTCGTTTGTTCTGATGTTTAATACAAGGGCTTCTGTGCTCGGAATTATTGCGAAATTATATATTTTTTACTTGTTCCCGGATATGAAAGTGAACTCGTTCAGCTTGAGCGTAAACGAGTTCACCTTGCCGGTCAAGGCCCTGCTCCCCCACAACCAGCAGGCTGATGCAGCTATTTGAAAAGTATGGAGCTAAACTGTTCGCTTCCAGCGATGACGCAGGCAGGTCAAATTCGTCAGCGCTGACGAATTTGACCTGCTGCCAGGACCTTCTACGAAGTCAGACATTTTTCCTTGTCTCCATCTAATAACCATTTTGCCATCAGATAAACTCCTATCCTTTCATTTTCATCGCAAAAATGTACTGGGACTTATTTGAAACTGCCTTAGCCCGCAGCCTGAATTGTCCGGAGGTTCAGCCCCACATCCCCGATAGAAGTCTTGACCTTGGCCTGGTAAATGGAACACCCTTCATCGACAGTGGAAGTCTGGCCCTCGATAATTTTGGGAGGACGTATATCACAGATCAATTGGGCTTGCGACAGACCTGACAAAGCATTGCCGCTGATAATATTAGCGATCTCACCTAAAGCCGATTTAACAAACTCATCGATTTCCTTGAACTCCATACCGCTCATCATTTTCACCATTTCCAGGGTCGTATCTTTGGGAAAGCTATACATGACCTCACCATTGAGATCTCCGGTAATTTCTATGACAATATCGATGTTTTCTATGTATTCCTTCTTATCATTGTTTTCCAGGGACGGAACAGTATCAGTGGTTACGTCCAGATCCAAGAGCAGTTTAAAGGTCTGACTGGCTGCATCAGAAAAGGAGGTTAAAAGTTCGCTTTTCATTAGTTAGCCTCCTTACTTCTTGCATATTCCGCAATCTTCTGATCATCTGCCACCACATGATTGATCAACCAAGCTAAAAGCTTCCCTCCGAATTGCTGCATGAGTTCTTCTTTAAAGCCTTCTTTTTCGTATTCATCAGAAACCGCCACCACATAGGCAACCATTCTCTGATGAACCTTCTGATGCTCCTGATAATGGGGATAGCCGATTGCCGCCTGATAGGCTTCTTCATCGGCAAAATGGGTCACTACATAACCTTTCATAAATTCAAGGGTTTCATTGACTTTTTCAAGCTTTTCCTCCCAGGGTTTATCGGAACGCAGGGTTTCTACAAACGCAGTAACCCGGGAAAACAGCTCTTCATGCTGCTGATCGATCTGGGGAACTCCCACCATATACTTTTCTTTCCAAATCATATCCTCTCTCCTTTCATCTTCTGCAATTCTTCTTGTTTGCTTTAATTATAACACGAGACAAGAAATTAACAAGGAATCATTAAAAAGAGAGTGGTTTTTCTCATTTTAGCTACGGCGATATGGTTTGTAATGAGCATGGAAGCTTACGAACGCCATCAATTTGAAAATGAATGAAGGCCACCAATACAATCCATAAAATGTATCAGTGGTCTTCTTTATTTTGATGTAGCTGTTCTAAAAAGAATGCACCAAATTCTACAGTCAGCAGCTATGCATACGATCTCAATGAACGCCTCACTGGTACAGATCAAAGACTCTTATGAATTCCATGTCCTTTATATTCTCTCAGATTTGTGAGTTGACTGTTAGCGACAGACTGCGTATCTCGCTTATTCAAGTACCGGAAATATAAGATATTTTTCCTGTACCCAAAAATACCATCCTCCCGGCGACATAAAGTAGACGTAAGAATCTTGTCTTTTCTCAATCCTTCCTCTTACGTCGTGAGAAATCTTAGTTGAAACTGTAGATTCAATCTGATTATACTGATCTACTTCATAAATTGGAGTACCTTCTTTAATAAATAAATCTCCCTGAACCAGCTTAATATTGTTCTCCGTTAATCGAACAGTTTCCGATTCAGGTATCCATCCTTTATAATTTATCGGAGAATCATAAACCGGCACAGATACATGTAACCACAAGCGCTGATCTTGACATTGAGCAGCATCCAACACTTGAATTACAGTGTTTGCTGCTATTGGACGGATGATTTTATAATTCTGAATTGGAAGCGCATGAATCAGCGATTCTTTCGCGACAAATCTTTGCTTATCCTTGTAATCTTGGTAGGCCATAGATAATGAATCAACCTGCTCTAACTTTGACCGTAAATCAGCATTCTCATTTTCTAAAGATTCAATCTTACTTTTTAAATCTAACTGATTAGAACAACCCGTATTTAAAACAACAATAATCAAAATGAAAAATAAGATCCTTAATAATTTCCTCATAGATATCCTTCCCTTCTCAAATACAATCCCCCCCGGTTAATAGTTTACTGTTCACTTTGTATCCTGTAAGCTAAATGGGAAAGAACTTCCATACCATCTACTTGTCGAATAACTGATTCAGAATCTGCTTCCTCATGGAGTGTTTTTATTTCATAAATTTTTCTTCTTTTTGCCTCTTCCTTTCTGATTAAACGTACTTGCTAATTTATAATAATAATTTTTTGGCAGCACCTTAGCAATTTTAACGGTCAATTTTGTATGTATTCCCGGTATGGAGATAACCCTGTTTTTCTCAAGGTCCTTCATGGCTATTTCCACTACCTTTTCCGGAGACAGCCAATGAATTAAACCTTTGTTCCGCTGTTTCGCTTTCTTCATTCCCATTTTTTTATGAAAATCCGTCTTCGTCAAACCCGGACAAACCACTTGGACTATGACGCCGGTGTTCAGCAAATCCAGGTGAAGTCCTTCAGTGAAACTTAGTAAGAAAGCTTTGGCTCCTGAATAAACTGAGTTTTTAGGAATACTTAGATAGGCGCTTTCCGAGGAAATATTGATAATAATCCCCTTGCCCCTTTGCACCATGCCCGGCAGCAGGGCATGAATGAGCTTCATGGGGGTCGAAACGTTCACTGCCACAACTTGTTCCATGGTATTTAAATCCGACTCCTGATAGAAGCTGTTTATCCCAAAACCGGCGTTGTTGACTAAGACCTCCACCTGGCGATATCTGATTGCCTCAATAAGTTTCTCCACCCCGTCAGGCTGGGATAGTTCTGCTAACACAACGTCCACTTTCCCGCCCTGGGTTTGTCTCAGCTTTTGGGCGAACTCCTCAATGACGGCTCTGCGCCTTCCCGTGATGACAAGATCATATCCGTCCCGTGCAAACCTAAGGGCATAAGCCGCACCAATCCCGCTGGTCGCTCCTGTTATAACAGCCGTTTTACCTTTCATGTTTATCCCGCCCTTTACAGTAAACTCTGAGCCTTATCCTCTCCCGCTGATTGAACTTCCGGGTTTCCCTGAGTGTATTTTATTACCATTTCTTTGCCGCCGTCAATTGGTATTCTCTGAAATAACGATTTCCATATGTTCATAATTTGCTAATTTCTGCTCAATGCGGTTTTTTGTATATTGCCTATCCAGCAGATTGGAGGATAAGAGAATTTATTAGATAGTCTCAAAAAAATGTGCGACATATACCTTAATGATATTCTCCTGATTTCAAATTATAGAAGCCGGTACCGGAGAAATGAAAAGCGTCCCCTTTTACTGTCAAAATAAAGCGGGACGCTTTTGGCTTATGGTATTAAGAGTTTATCCGTCGGCTTTATCATTCTCGGCCGGGTGCATTGTTTCATTAGCCCAATCGTCAAGTCCTTTCAAAATAGCCTTCTGGGTCAGTTTGCAGATTTCCGGCAATCCTCCACCCCACGCTTTTTCGGCAGCTTTATAACCTTTTTCTATAGCATCTTTTAATAAAGCTACCTTGGAGGGATCACCGCCCGCAAGCGCTTTTGCAAATTCTATTGCCCTTTCCGAAGTCTGCTTTACACCCCAAAAGCCGTCTTCAGAAATTTCCTGTTGCGCATTTAGGCGAGTCGAATCATTCACTTGCAGATTCTGATAAAACGCCTTCAGTCTGCCATCGTATTTTTTCATGATCTGATCGTAGCTTAGGCCCTTACTTTCACCTGTTTTCAGACTCTGCATAGCGACAAGGTTTTCCACTATTCCCTGCAAACTACTCAGTTTTAAATCAACTTGCTTGCTGATTTCGCTCAGTTTTGTCGAATCCCTGGTATAGGTAAGCTTCGTATTGTTGGTCTCTTGCCCTGACGCCTCATATACGGCAGCTTCCGTGACAGGAATTATTGACCTCTTATCAGCGGCGGAGGCTTTGGAACTATTCTCACTATCAAGAACCTTTACCGCATTAGTGATCCCACTCGGTGTCGATGGTAATACCGGATTAATTGGCATAATACTTCCCCCCAATTCTCAATATCCTCTTTCCTTATATATCGTCGCTTTTGATAAAAACTTAACACTCCTGAATGATATTAATGGTCCTGAAGCTACCAAACAAGCTGGGATCGAAAGCGAATATATTTGGAATAATGATAAAGTATACGATCCTTTTGCCAGGTGAAATATCACTGAAAAAAATACTGCTAAAGGTAAGGACTTATCACATAGATTTGTGACTAAGCCTCAAGCCGCAGACAAAAAGAGGCTTTACAAAGCGTAATGCCTCTTTTTGTCTTAAAATGAACCGTAAATGCTGCAAAAGTTGTGTCTATCAGCAGCTTCCTCCGCATCCGCAACTCCCGCCACAGCCTCCGGCAT encodes the following:
- a CDS encoding chemotaxis protein CheX; translated protein: MKSELLTSFSDAASQTFKLLLDLDVTTDTVPSLENNDKKEYIENIDIVIEITGDLNGEVMYSFPKDTTLEMVKMMSGMEFKEIDEFVKSALGEIANIISGNALSGLSQAQLICDIRPPKIIEGQTSTVDEGCSIYQAKVKTSIGDVGLNLRTIQAAG
- a CDS encoding bacteriohemerythrin; amino-acid sequence: MIWKEKYMVGVPQIDQQHEELFSRVTAFVETLRSDKPWEEKLEKVNETLEFMKGYVVTHFADEEAYQAAIGYPHYQEHQKVHQRMVAYVVAVSDEYEKEGFKEELMQQFGGKLLAWLINHVVADDQKIAEYARSKEAN
- a CDS encoding SDR family NAD(P)-dependent oxidoreductase, whose product is MKGKTAVITGATSGIGAAYALRFARDGYDLVITGRRRAVIEEFAQKLRQTQGGKVDVVLAELSQPDGVEKLIEAIRYRQVEVLVNNAGFGINSFYQESDLNTMEQVVAVNVSTPMKLIHALLPGMVQRGKGIIINISSESAYLSIPKNSVYSGAKAFLLSFTEGLHLDLLNTGVIVQVVCPGLTKTDFHKKMGMKKAKQRNKGLIHWLSPEKVVEIAMKDLEKNRVISIPGIHTKLTVKIAKVLPKNYYYKLASTFNQKGRGKKKKNL